The nucleotide sequence GTgggacacagctctggcagcactAGGGCTCCAAGTCTCACCACCTCTTGTATAAAGACTCTTCCAAAGCCCCTGAGCACCAAGACTCCTAAATCCCACAGTGTTCcccaaaatattctgaaaatttGACTTCTCCATCCCATCAATTGACTGGTTTTAATACCattttaatgccattttaataccattttccctaaaatttgaccaaaaacaaacaaaaaagacttCTGGGAGGTGAACGCACAGTGTGGAGCAGCCAAAATGCTAAAGTGGCTGCTCCCtggctcctcctcccccccacgGTACCTGGCACGAGGAGGTGGCAACACCTTACTCTGTGGTTGGCGTTCAGAGCCAGGAATGATCTTCGAGCCCTGGAAGGAGGAACAGAGACTTTGAAAGGAGGAGGTGCAGGTCAGACCCTGAATTCCAACAGTTCCTGGTCTTCCAAGATCTCCCCCAGCTTCACTGAGAGTCCTGTCCACCAACTGCAGCCCCACAGGGGTGCTAATCAGGGATTTGTCCTTTGGGTGTgaatttaaactaaaaaatccaaaccaagcCCCACCAAGGCCAGGTGAGCCCCAAACAGCCCTTTCCCCCTCAACAGCTCATTTCCAACCTACCTGGGTTCTATACAAATTAAAAGCCCCAATAAACTCCTAAATCTACCTGGTTGATTTGAAAACTCTTTGATTTCCTGGATTGTCTCCACTTCTCCTGCCAAAGTTCTTCATTAACATGGCCAGTACCTTCACTCAGCTCAGGAATTACCGCTCAGCTTGGCCTAAGGGAGGAACATTCCTCCTGGCACTTGGGGTTGGTTCTCCTTTCCTAGAGCCAACTTTACAACTGAGGCCTTTGAAAAGCTCTGAATGTGCCAAGTGAGATTCCTGTCCCTGTGGAAGGGGATCCCAcgggcagcagctcagggatggGCAAGGGCTGAGTGTATGGAGCCTTCAGCTCCTCACAAAGCCGCTCCTCACCATAGCTGTCAGTGAGCCCTTTCCATCCCAAGGGTTGgatccagctcttcccaagcCCCTCAGACATCAGGTTCTGTGATTCCTGCTGATCCCAGCCCTCCCGAGGTCTCACCTCTGTGttgggagcagggctgctcctgggaaggtgctgggaggTGGCCACAtggctggagagctggagctTGTCATGCAGCCGAAcattctcctcctccaggaTCTTCCCTCTGGGCATGGCACAAGGCACAAGTTACTTTCCTTCCAGCCATGCTCCGTTTTCAAacaggaattttcttttccGACCTCAGAGCTGTTGCTCTCCACAGCCTCCAGCTCAATGGCAAGGTCTTGGATGGGAAAACGGGCTAATTACAGCCATGAAAGCCACTGCACCAATGGCTGGGGCACAATCCAAACATTCCTCTGGAATTCTTAAGAGGCACAAAACCAGGCAAAGGGAGAATCCTAGGGGATGGACATCAGCACGGGCCTacctgctctgcagggaaggaatcCCAGACCGGAGGCTCAAAGGGGACTCCTCCTGGTCTGATATTCTTTGTAGGAGCCGTCGCCTCTCCTGGAGTAATTTCTCATTCTCAGCAGTGATCTGGGCAATCAGCACCTTCCCCTGAGGGtggtggagaaggaaagaacaaCCACCAGTTACTCTTGACTCTTCTCTGTCCTCTGCAAACCTCGGGGCTTTCCCAAGGTATCACCATCAAGGATGCCAGCTCCTAAAAGCttggagtcaccacccctgcAAGCGCTCAAGAACTGTGTGGAcgtggcccttggggacatgCTTTACTGGTGGTGGAtggatggttggacttgatgaagATCCTCATTTTAAAGGTCTTCTCCAGCCTCAACGACTATCCAATTCCATAGTCTGTTCGATGTAAAATACCCCAAAAAGAGGCTCTGGGGTcacttcccagcaggaattgcTGAGGCAAAGGAACATGGAGTTCAGCCAGTGTCAGACTGGGATTTGAGGATGTGGCTTCCCCCCAGGGTCAGTCCTGAGCCAGGAATTTCCTTTTGGCTTTTTGTTACTATAGATTGGTGCCCCTGGTCCCTTCCTGCAAGGAGGGACTTTAGACAAGGGCCTGGAatgcaggacaagggggaatggcttcccgctgccagagggcagggttagatgggatattgggaaggaattcttccctggcagggtggggaggccccagcacagggtgcccagagcagctgtggctgcccctggatctctggaagtgtccaaggccaggctggacggggcttggggcagcctgggacagtggaaggtgtccctgcccatggcaggggctgggatgagatgagctttaatgtcccttccaacccacaccattcccTGAATCCATGACTATTTTGGAAGCAGCGgtgcccctgcagcctccctttGCAGGAGAAGCCCTCAATGTGTCCTCTCACCTTTTCCACTTGGAGCTTCGACTCACTGAgctcattttccagctgtttgaTCCTGCTGTCCCTCTGTTTCACCTCGTGGATGAAGGTCTCCTTGGCCCTGCGGATCTTGTCCTTGTGCCGGAGCTGCATCTCGTTGTATttcctgggaaagcagggacAACCATCAGGCTGTGAAAGGCTCTTTTGCTCGGGGTCACCATCCAGGCAGGAATGTCCTGGGTTTATTCAGGCTCCTCAAAGTCCAAACTCAGAGTCTCAGCcattccccagctcctcctgcctgcccagaatGAGCACATGGACTGTCTGGACTCTTTCAGTGATcagtttgggggtgtttttgttggaaattttaatttttaagtgtcGATCAAATGGAAATTGGTAAGGACCCAAAGCATTTCCAAAAGTGACTCCCAGCTTTACAAATCCTTGTGCTCACCCCTCCCAGCTCTTTATAACAAATAAGGTTATAAGGGCACCAAAACTGGAAGTTCCAGGGAAAGGATAAGTTGGTTTTGTTGGTGGGGATGTGGATGGTTAAGGGAATGACTTTTgaataggaagaaaatttaggaaaaccctctaagatcatcaagtccaaccattctccagcactgccagggccacgCACTAACCATGTCCCCacgtgccacatccacacattgGTTGGAAAACTAAGAATTCTAAACAGCAATGGACAGGCCAAGAGGAGCAAGAAGAGCCACTTCAGTGGGAGCTTCTTTGAGCTGGGCCACTGGCGACAAATACTTTTCCCTCCTGacacttctgattttttctcttctcctctaGTCCATTTGGGCAAagttcttgtttatttttatccagTTGAGATAGAAGGGAAAATAACACcaaaatagaagagaaatttCTACCATATAAGGGACATTTGCCCATGTTTGCTCAAAATTCATGATAAAAAAAGCTACTCTGCTCCAAATTAACCAAAAGGGCtctgaggagaaaggagcagctccagggagtgTCTCTGCTGACACCAGACCCCAACCAACACCCTCCTGTGCTGCCTTCAGCTGCCAAGGAGAGCAggacagctgggagagctggaggtgttcacctggagaagagaaggctccagggagacctcagagccccttccagggcctaaaggggctccaggagagctggagagggactttggacaagggcctggaatgacagaacaaggggaaatggcttcccactgccagagggcagggagagatgggatattgggaaggaattactggctgtgagggtggtgaggccctggcacaggaggcccagagaagctgtggctgctctacccctggaaatgttccaggcacggttggacagggcttggagcaacctgggatagtggaaggtgtccctgtccctggcaggtgAGTGGAACAGcatgggctttaaggtcccttcccccccaaaccagtctggagTTCCCTGACAGCAGACAGGGAGGGTGAGctcactgcacacaggactAGTGGATTTATTGCTAAAAGCCTGAACATTGGACAGGAAAATCCACACCACAGCCAAATCCAGCAGCAGGCCCAGAAGGGGCCATTCCTTGGCAGGTTTTTGGGCATTACCTGACATAGAGATCCTTCTGGTTCAGGAGCCGGACACCTTCCTCATACAGGGCTTTGTTCTCCTCCTTCAGGAGTGCCAGCTGCTCCGAGAGCTTCTGGTTCTCCTTCTGGCACTGCACATGCTGGAAAAGGGTTACTTTTAACTTGTGTGTGTGGCCCCAACTGGAGGGGCCCCTCTGCCTCCCATCTGCCTGATCTCCAAAGCTTCTCTCTCATCAATCCCAGTGGTTCTCACTACAGCCAATATCCatccagccagccagccagcccccCAGAccactccctcctccccctAACAAGGAGCAGCGGGATTTTGTTGCAGAGAGAGGCAATGAACCCTCCCAGACAACAGACTCTGCCAAAATTTCCAAGCAAAAACTCTGAGCTCTgcaagaaaaagggaaggaagaaaccaCCCAGCCTTCCTGTGCCCTCAGAGCTGCATCCCAAGAAACCAACTGGCAATGggatgctgcttttcctccagctcctATTGAAATCAGTGGGATCTGCAAGGGCTCAGCCCTGATCAGATGTTCCCAATTCCAGCGGCCCCCAGGAGCAGATTCCAGCTCATGATGGTCCTGTTCCCCCTTGTATGACGAGGAACCCCCTCACTGTCACTCACCTCATCAGCATCCAGCTTCTTCTCATCCTCCAGGACGTGCAGGGTCTTGGCCTGGAGCTCCACATGCATCTTGGCCAGCGATGCCTCCGTCTCCCGGGAATGCCGGAGCTGCTGCCGCAGCTCCtccacctgctgctccagcagcctcctgaaAACACAACGGGGTGACAGTGAGAGCTGGAGGGGGATGTGCGACCTGCCCCCAAGGTGTCTGTCTGTCACCCAAACAtgccctgctctcctcctgccccagctgacaTGGAGGGGACAAAGGAATCAGCACATCCCAGTTGTCCCCATGTCCCAGTGACACAGAAAGGGGGGATGATATACTGGGATcattcccagctgcacagggaaggggGCTGTTGGCATCACTGGGCTGACAGTGACACCACGGCCCTTCCCAGGCAGATGAAGCCTCCAAAAATCTTTTGTATCTCAGGAAGGGGGAATCCCTGGAGAACTCCAGGGACAAGGCAGGTCCAAAGGGAAGACAGGAGGTCAAAGCAGTGGTTTGTGTCTCCCTGAaccctcccagggcagccaggagctgccagaggctcctggggctggcacagcccctgtACAGCACAGAGAccttttcagctgctcctcgtgAAGTTCCTGCTGCACTCGAGCTTCATTTTCCCGAGCTTCCTTCAGGTCCTCCTCCAGAAGCTTCTTATCAGAAACACGggcctctgccagcagcagctggtgctgggaaTCCTTCAGCTTTTGCTGGAGTTTTGCGATCTTGGATTAAAATGGACATGGATTAAACGTTCTGAATGTACAGGCCAGCATCTGAATCAGACCCCTCTGATCCCCCAGTGTCTGACGCATGGGAAGGAAAGATTTCCTTGTTTTGACTCTAAGTccattaaaagcaaaacctctGGAATGGCTACCAGATTTTGGACCAAGTACTATGTCACAAATTCTCGGCAATCCTTTTTTGACCCAATTTGATCCTGCACATTTCAAAAGATAATCCAATGATTTCTGAGGAGCATGGCAGAATCAGTGCCATGGAAAACACAAGGTTTTGGAATTTTCCAGCCAGTAAACAGTATGAAATCTCCTCAGTAAAAACAGAATCGGGGTTCCCTGTGCCTGCCAGCCCCACTATCAGTATTTCAGAGACATTGGGTTATCAGATGTGGCTTCCATTGCCTTGATTATGCTCCCACTAATTACAGGCTTTTTTCCTATAATATTAAGCCAAGGGATCACAAAAAGGAATTTGGGGAAGCAAGCCTGCTTGTTTTCTGCACTAGAGCTGCACAGAACTGTCAAACACACCCCAGCTTACACTCACCTTCTTTTGTGCTTCTCCTGCTCTGGATTTCTCCTGGGCCAGCCTCTCCTggaggctgctctggagctTGTCAGCCTGGGAGCACTTGGAGAGCTCCAGTTCCAGCTCCTTGACCTTCTGCTGGCTCCTCTCCCACTGTGCTGAGAGGGAGGAACATGTTTCTGTGGTGTCTGAGAGTTTGGCCCGGGCCTGCTTCAGCTCGGCTTTGACCTGAGATCCCAGAGAAGAAATCGGGTTTATACTTCAGCATAAATCAGCTGGAATGGCTCGGCTAGGAAAGGGGGACAGGATTCCAGAATGAGCAAAAGAGGAACCGTAGAGGAAGTaaagcatgttttatttggAGGCAGTGAAAttcatcacagaatcccagagcgGTTTGGGTAAGAAGGATCAGCTGgttctaccccctgccatgggcagggacaccttccactatcccagggtgctccaagccctgtccaaccgtgcctggaacatttccaggggtggagcagccacagcttctctgggcctcctgtgccagggcctcaccaccctcacagccagtaattccttcccaatatcccatctctccctgccctctggcagtgggaagccatttccccttgttctgtcattccaggcccttgtccaaagtccctctccagctctcctggagcccctttaggccctggaaggggctttgaggtctccctggagccttctcttctccaggtgaacacccccagctctcccagcctgcctccagaggggctccagtcCTCGTGGCCATAATGCCCATGGAGCTGAAGCAGAGCACACTgggcagcctggctctgtccctaCCTTGGTGcattcctgctggagcagcagattttGCCTCTGGAGGTCAGCATTCTTCTCCCTCTCATACCTGAGCTCCCTCTCGGCGGAGCTGCACAAGTTCTGCACCCGCCGCAGATCTTGGcgcagctgctgcagcttctcctcctgctgctggaaccTCTCCTCGGACAGACCCTGCAAGAATGGCAGAAGTGAAATTAACTTTAAGGCAGGATAAAGGTGATTAATGATAGCAGAAGCCAGTTGGATTTAAGGGCATTTGGGCAGGAAGATGGATAAAGCCCGGTGTTTCTCTGTCCCTACACCAtgtcctgctcccttccctgttcctgcagggcTTTAAGAGTCatgtggatatggcacttggggacacggtttATGGTGAATatgcagtgctgggttaatagTTGATCTTAGAAGCCTTTTCCAAGTTCAGTGATTCAATGATTCTCTCCATCCCCTCAGAGAAGCCAATACAACTCCTGAGGCCAAAGGTGAAGAGGTGATAACCTGGATgaggaaaagtttaaaaaaaaaaatcccctattAGAACAAACCTGTCCAATCAAAGCAAAACTACTAGGCCACTTTGTACTCTTGTACCAGAGTCTCACTCAGGCATCCAAGCAGGAGTGATGCAGCCAGGCCAGCTCGCAGAGGGATCAGGAACAGGAGAAAGGTGAGTCCTGGCAGCGGGACAGGAACACAACAGGACAGAGCCTGGATGCTGGGAGGTGTCACCGATGGTCTGCAATGGCTCTTGGGAGATAATTGAGCTCCTTGGTTCACCCACCTTCCTGACACACAGGCCAAAATCTCTGCTTGGGTTATACCAAAGCCTTTCTTTCAAGCATCACTGTCAGCCATCTCCGGATCTGCATTCCCACTTTGCGCCTTCACCCTCTGCTCTTGGGACCAGATGGAATTCCCTGAAGACCAAATCTGCCTTCTCACATAATCCCCAGATAACTTCCCAAGCTGGGAAAAGTCTTGATCCAGCACTGTGGGATCTGGCAGTGTAAGTTGTCCTGGAGGTCCATTGGCTCCattggttttgtggggttttccaAATTTGTTTCTATCAGGATTCCTTCCCACATCCACTGCACTCCTTGTGTCTTGCTGGATGGATTTGCTGCTTCTTGTATGCAACTGGACTCCTATCCTCTACTTCCCACTCCCACCCTGGTCTTACGGACCACCCTGACCTCTCTTCTCCCCCAAATCCTTGCACAGAAGCTGAGCTCCTCCTCAGTCTCCCCATCCTGAGTTCTTCCATAATTTCCTTCCCGttaggcagggacacctgcacctccctttctctttcagctCACAAGGTGAGAAAGATGAACAAATTCCATTTAAATCACTTATTTCTGCCATGTGCAATCAGTTCAGTTTATCCACGTTCCCACAAGCACAACATCCAAAAGCACAACACAAGGAAATTAGCACATCCCTGATTTCCGACCATCGCTCACACCACGTGACTGGCTTCCAGCCCACTTTAATTAAGTTTTGCCACTCAATTAGTGACAAAAAACAGGATGCAGATGACAAAGCTGCCCATACCTGTTTAAGGCTCCCCTCTAAACTGCCTGCCGAGTTCTGCCATGGGAGAAacctgttttccctctgctccaagCCTGGGATCATCCTCCTCATGTCTCCGCTGGGGCCCTGCTCCCGGGCACTCCGGATGTCACATTTGAGCTGGGCAATTTCTTCCAGCAACATCCATTTCTCTTCATTGCTCTCtttgagctgcttttccagttcCTCCTTCTTCTTGTTGCTCTCTAGTAATTCAGAGCTTGAAGGAAAAATAGTAAAGGAGAGAGATAATACACACATCCAGGGAAAACACCCTTAAAGGGGAAAAGCTTGGGAGATGAGAGTCCAGTGAAACACTCAAGTGCCTCGGGAGGCTCCAAAGGGGATTCAATCCTGGGTGCAGCAGTTCTGGGCAAGGGTCAGTCTCCCTGGGACACTTCCCACAAAACCACGTGCATCCAAaggctcagctctccctgggagGAGGTAACGGGCTGGCTAAGGAACCCTCACAAAGGcatgggagctgctctggacTCAAAGCCACAGGAAAACACCGGAATAGGGGCTCAGGTGTCCCAGTCCCGCTGCCTGACTTAATCTTCACCCAAACTCCATCTCCATTTTCTCCATCCAAGcccaaagctgtggctgccccatccctggaagtgtccaaggcccAGTcggatgggcttggagcaaccgGGGATAGAggaaggtgaccctgcccatggcaggggatggaaaaggatgagctttaagatcccctcctccccagaacagtctgggattctgtgattctatgtcCTGGATGtccaggcacaggcacaggctgtccaggcTGGAATCACCATCCGTGGAAGCATTCAAAAAgcctgtggctgtggcacttggggacatgggttaggGGTGAACATGGTAGTGTTGGGAAATcgctggactcaatgatcttggagggcttttccagcctgaattcCATGATTCCTTAGCAGCTCCCTACCTGCCTTCTGCTGGTTGTACTTTATCCCAGTACCAGTAACCCAGGTCACTGTAACCATACTGGACTTAATCCAAGCTTTTATTTACTAAGGAGAGCCTGAGCCCAGATGCTCCAGCTCCAAATTTGTCCTGATCTACTCAAAAAGGGGAGTCAGACAAACACCTGCTGACACCTCccctccaaggacacccagattCCAAGGACTCCCCAAATCTCCAGCGGGACTAGGACCACCAACTTCTGCCAGCAGTGAGCCCTGAGGAGCCCGAACCCACAACAGGAGAGTTTTGGGACCCTGTTAGTCCAACTCCTAGGGAAGAATCTTCCTTCCTAAGGACAGCTCCCATTTAGGCTGCTCACAAtctggaagagctgcagaaaaaaatctttaattctGGCCGATCCTGATGGCACTGAGGGAATTCACCAAAATCAGAGATGCTGACCCGAGGACAACACAAAGATGCCAGACCCATTtttgccaggagcagccccatggggatttgaaaaaaaaaagactcaaaAATTTAGTCAGCAAAGACAAGGAGCAGAAAATACCACAGGCTTTGTTAAGGTTTACCAGAGCAGTTCTTgttcttccctcaggtttttgATCTGTTCTTCCAAAAACACTACTTTAGCCATCTGTTCCTCATAGGTCTTTGCATCTGCACAGGGATCTTCCTGTTTCTGCTCCACTTTGGGACTCTGTTCTCTGTCTTGCAGGATTTCAGAGGCCTATAAGGTCAGAAAACACCACAACTGGGATTTCCTTTGCTCTGACGGAAATCTTTTGAGCAGCACAGGGCAATCTGGGGACTCCAGCAAGACATGGCTTGTGATTCTGTGGCTAAATTATTGCAGTTCTTCCCCCTTGGAGACACGTGCGAGTCCTTTTTCCTGCATGGAAAGTAGCTGTGTCTAACTACTATCAAGCCATGGTTCTTTATTTGATTTCATCCCACTGTGGCCcatctgcagctcccagggattTACAGCACGTGCCAAAGCTCTttacaaaagcagcagctcttggcaAACCAGGAGGAGCACAAGGTGTGGATTCAGATGGCTGTCACAGAGGTGCTCCAACTCTACCCGAAACACCTCTCTAGGGACGGCTTCTCCACTCCCAGCGTCACCTAACCCTGTAACACCAGGTAACAGCACACCCTGAACCTGAGATTTGAGGAGAagatgccaagaaaaaaaaggggcaggaaaggaggaatgCATCAGGACAGAATCACAACTGGAGTCCACCCAGTGTCAgatctgctgctcagcagtgacGGACCCAAATCTTTCAGACACAAACACTATTACCCTCACTAAACACCAACAGCAACTTTGATTCCTAAAGCTTTTTAATCAACAGCTCTTCCTGAGCTTTCAGTCCCAGGTATTTCCTGGTATTTCAATTCCAAGGCATCTTATCTACACCAGGACAAATTTGCTCATATTTGAGCAACacaccccagcagctcctgcctgcatcAGACACCACAACAACTGGGAATTCTTTCCATGTCTCACCTCTGGATCTAACAAAGCACTGTCTTTGTGTAGCTTCTCATGGGATACATCCACAAGATCCCTGCTGGCTGATGTTCTCTGGAGACTCGGGAAGGTGTTTCTGTGGCTTGAGAGCTCAGAGTGGGAGTCAGGCAACCCCTGGAGAGGAAACAACAGAGTCAGTGGATGAAACACAGCCCGAATGACAAGCTCAGAAAAAGATTTCTCCTCTCAACTGTCCaaaaatctcttaaaaataaGAAGAGATTTCCAGGTGACAGAACCCAACGATTTCATGCCAAGCTTGTTTCCAGCACTGTTGGGAAATGATTCATTGCAGCTGCTCCATCCAAAGGGAATGAGCCCATGTGGGAAGCCAGGAATCCACCAAACACATGCAGAAGTCTCTATGCTAAAGGCTGTTCCAGTCTAACACAGAGCTCTGTATTCCATCTCCTCCTGAGCCTTTTGATGGGAAAACAGCCCCTCCTTCAGGGAGACCAGTGGCCAGTGGGTGACTGAATTCCAATCAGACTTTCAGGGGTGGATGATTTGGATTCAAAGGTCCCTGGATCATGAGTAGGTTGAACTACTGGGAGGCAAGGGTTAAAAAAGGACTCTTCCCATTCTTCCCAACATCCTCCAGATCAGACAATTCCTTTCCATGTGTGTACTGATAGACTGACCCAGCCTTTtcctcccagccaggctgttTTCATCCCAAGCTTTGATCCTGAGTTTCAGTGTGGATTTGTTGCAGCCCGACCAACCCCTGGCCTCTAGATGCCACTGTTCCTCCAGCAGCGCCTGTCTGTGCCAACAGCTCAGGACTTCCATGGATTTTTACTTGGATTCAAGGAAGTGACAGGACTCACAAACTGATCTAAGGCCTCTCAGAGTGCTAAAAAACGGGTTTTGTCATGGATGTGACCCCCCATTGCCAGTCTCTCATTGCCAGGTCCCTTTGTCCAGGCCACGGATCTGCCAATCTCCTAAATTTTTACCCTCATTTTCAGCCCTTGTCCTGACAGCCCTTGGACAATTTTGCTGGCACCACTCACTGTCTCTCCTCTGCGGCCCAGCTGGAATACAAGAGTTCCATCAaaattcccagcaggaaaatccCCAGGAGCTGATTTAGGACCTAAATTGGTTCAAGCCAAGTGTGCTGAGGTCCTTGGGGAAATCCCAGCAGGATGTTCATTTGGCTCTGGGTGTTCGATTCCTGCAATTAATACCTGAGCCTGAAAACTCCCTCTTTGCCCTCCAGAGAATCAGGGTTTGGCTACAAAGTTGGAATTACTGATTTGGTATTAGattcactgaaaggaaaaataaattctggaGTTAGAGATGGTGCCATGAGAGCAGCTGGATTGAAAACCCTTTGCCAAAGGTTTGAAAGTGGCTGGGCTAGAGAAATGCATCAAGAGATGCCAAACAATGAGCTTAGGGGGCACCTGGGGATGTTTCAAGGAGCACCCAAAGGCAgctggctcctgcagggagTCCCATCACAGGGGCTGAACATACCTGGCTGCCCAGAACCACCTTCTCGGCCTTCAGATCTTCCCGCAGCAACTCCAGCTCAGATGCCAGTTGCTTTCTCCgttccctcctctctcccagctgaCTTCCCAATTTGTCTATGGTTTCCTGACAGCTTTCCAACATCTGGAACAAGAAATGTTAAGAGTCACTGCTACAGCATTGTTTTTTCTACGCGGAGAGAAGCAGATTGCAGGAAATCtaggaaaaaagaggagaaaaaaggttCTCAAATGTTGCCAGTGGAATTCCTACATGGCTTATCCAGGGCTGGCAGAACCTCCACTGACCCAAAACACCTTGGGAAGCTCCTCCCCCATCTCTGCCTGGCTGACACACCAGGCAGATCCAGTTGTTGGGCTGGCAAGGAACAAATGGACAGGAAAGTTAACCCAGAACCTGATGGGAA is from Corvus moneduloides isolate bCorMon1 chromosome 22, bCorMon1.pri, whole genome shotgun sequence and encodes:
- the CCDC30 gene encoding coiled-coil domain-containing protein 30 isoform X1; the protein is MDAASAAPAEPPVPAEPPVPADTIRRWLRAVGADPAAPAEEQLGLAWRLLRRAETRLGELERRRAQDMRDVESYVGHVRTLTEEWDAIASEYEKENEQLRLELAQLQLQQEIQLKEVQEMLEQEGLSQISCSATSEQVAYFLVERAALLGKLEVAAQQLESHSIMDGLQFCREELEGEPALPAGIVGDLDEAPQRLVVAQEDIQRVTEELEAPGKEQSGADRTELQRAMEHNSRLDKEILALRARVQTLDLERKAFLELVEQLKEEICEYQRSERPEPPPAEGVGAASLQAQGTREEAGADGDAGASRAAPYQEHGDQGGEILHKRCREAVENSEGRNSQLLHKLQKLEQECEGLVERNEELESILGETQIQTKQEKEQLESEVEGLHQKITSLETELLEVQKNKSEMNGNEQVASGAQEMQEMLESCQETIDKLGSQLGERRERRKQLASELELLREDLKAEKVVLGSQGLPDSHSELSSHRNTFPSLQRTSASRDLVDVSHEKLHKDSALLDPEASEILQDREQSPKVEQKQEDPCADAKTYEEQMAKVVFLEEQIKNLREEQELLCSELLESNKKKEELEKQLKESNEEKWMLLEEIAQLKCDIRSAREQGPSGDMRRMIPGLEQRENRFLPWQNSAGSLEGSLKQGLSEERFQQQEEKLQQLRQDLRRVQNLCSSAERELRYEREKNADLQRQNLLLQQECTKVKAELKQARAKLSDTTETCSSLSAQWERSQQKVKELELELSKCSQADKLQSSLQERLAQEKSRAGEAQKKIAKLQQKLKDSQHQLLLAEARVSDKKLLEEDLKEARENEARVQQELHEEQLKRRLLEQQVEELRQQLRHSRETEASLAKMHVELQAKTLHVLEDEKKLDADEHVQCQKENQKLSEQLALLKEENKALYEEGVRLLNQKDLYVRKYNEMQLRHKDKIRRAKETFIHEVKQRDSRIKQLENELSESKLQVEKGKVLIAQITAENEKLLQERRRLLQRISDQEESPLSLRSGIPSLQSRGKILEEENVRLHDKLQLSSHVATSQHLPRSSPAPNTEGSKIIPGSERQPQSKVLPPPRASFPPRDLPELLGALKAPQNAKPEGEAESQDSSFCLSPSQPSEIGYLNVASPGDTPAPTASPLQDESQSLGSENF
- the CCDC30 gene encoding coiled-coil domain-containing protein 30 isoform X4, giving the protein MEHNSRLDKEILALRARVQTLDLERKAFLELVEQLKEEICEYQRSERPEPPPAEGVGAASLQAQGTREEAGADGDAGASRAAPYQEHGDQGGEILHKRCREAVENSEGRNSQLLHKLQKLEQECEGLVERNEELESILGETQIQTKQEKEQLESEVEGLHQKITSLETELLEVQKNKSEMNGNEQVASGAQEMQEMLESCQETIDKLGSQLGERRERRKQLASELELLREDLKAEKVVLGSQGLPDSHSELSSHRNTFPSLQRTSASRDLVDVSHEKLHKDSALLDPEASEILQDREQSPKVEQKQEDPCADAKTYEEQMAKVVFLEEQIKNLREEQELLCSELLESNKKKEELEKQLKESNEEKWMLLEEIAQLKCDIRSAREQGPSGDMRRMIPGLEQRENRFLPWQNSAGSLEGSLKQGLSEERFQQQEEKLQQLRQDLRRVQNLCSSAERELRYEREKNADLQRQNLLLQQECTKVKAELKQARAKLSDTTETCSSLSAQWERSQQKVKELELELSKCSQADKLQSSLQERLAQEKSRAGEAQKKIAKLQQKLKDSQHQLLLAEARVSDKKLLEEDLKEARENEARVQQELHEEQLKRRLLEQQVEELRQQLRHSRETEASLAKMHVELQAKTLHVLEDEKKLDADEHVQCQKENQKLSEQLALLKEENKALYEEGVRLLNQKDLYVRKYNEMQLRHKDKIRRAKETFIHEVKQRDSRIKQLENELSESKLQVEKGKVLIAQITAENEKLLQERRRLLQRISDQEESPLSLRSGIPSLQSRGKILEEENVRLHDKLQLSSHVATSQHLPRSSPAPNTEGSKIIPGSERQPQSKVLPPPRASFPPRDLPELLGALKAPQNAKPEGEAESQDSSFCLSPSQPSEIGYLNVASPGDTPAPTASPLQDESQSLGSENF